The Linepithema humile isolate Giens D197 chromosome 2, Lhum_UNIL_v1.0, whole genome shotgun sequence genome has a segment encoding these proteins:
- the LOC105678660 gene encoding uncharacterized protein isoform X1: protein MMRTLDTTMNSTCAYCTLEPPPDILHIPPPPFPAILQQGSDFYPNSDILPFPPHLNNSPCKHICDRQNSEGVQYIEMPQQGTVFDNTWLLILISSCVGVIFIGVIFATLLFKCKFNRNGKSGVISLPNATSSMQTKNGRLQNEAVLYPCAADTMQDSRVMWATLTPRGTTRHYLEEHTYETIGGGQFHKRSCTTTPTEHTYADPPAISPVQNRPKDDKAFDNTAFVDYEEPLSIKTEYYQLNDVLEPNESGILTIQRGTLRPRVSSPTRIEHPNLPPLNLHPHKRASRKASGAQHTSDTLLRSSITSSTYIPTI, encoded by the exons ATG atGAGAACACTGGATACAACCATGAATTCAACTTGTGCTTACTGTACGCTTGAACCACCCCCAGACATCCTTCACATACCACCACCACCATTTCCGGCTATTCTTCAGCAAGGTTCCGATTTTTATCCAAACTCTGACATTTTGCCATTCCCACCGCATTTAAATAACAGTCCTTGCAAGCACATCTGCGATCGACAGAACTCTGAAGGAGTTCAATACATAGAAATGCCCCAACAAG GAACCGTGTTTGACAATACGTGGCTCCTGATTTTAATATCGTCATGCGTTGGTGTGATTTTTATCGGCGTAATATTTGCAACGTTGCTCTTCAAATGCAAATT CAATAGGAACGGGAAAAGCGGAGTGATCTCCTTGCCGAATGCAACTTCCAGCATGCAAACGAAAAACGGCAGGCTTCAAAATGAGGCGGTGCTTTATCCGTGCGCGGCAGACACCATGCAAGACAGTCGGGTAATGTGGGCGACTCTTACTCCACGTGGGACTACAAGGCATTATCTGGAGGAGCATACATACGAAACTATTGGGGGTGGGCAGTTCCATAAGCGTTCCTGTACTACCACACCAACCGAACAT ACGTACGCTGATCCACCAGCTATTTCGCCAGTGCAAAATCGTCCAAAAGATGACAAAGCTTTTGATAATACCGCGTTCGTGGACTACGAAGAACCTTTATCTATCAAGACTGAATATTATCAGCTTAATGATGTTTTGGAACCAAATGAGTCTG gcATACTTACCATCCAGAGAGGAACTCTTCGTCCGCGCGTGAGCTCCCCAACGAGAATCGAACATCCGAATTTACCCCCCTTGAATCTTCATCCGCACAAGCGTGCGTCCCGCAAGGCTTCTGGCGCACAGCACACTTCGGATACGCTGCTGAGAAGCAGCATTACGTCATCCACTTATATTCCCACTATATAA
- the LOC105678660 gene encoding uncharacterized protein isoform X2 has product MRTLDTTMNSTCAYCTLEPPPDILHIPPPPFPAILQQGSDFYPNSDILPFPPHLNNSPCKHICDRQNSEGVQYIEMPQQGTVFDNTWLLILISSCVGVIFIGVIFATLLFKCKFNRNGKSGVISLPNATSSMQTKNGRLQNEAVLYPCAADTMQDSRVMWATLTPRGTTRHYLEEHTYETIGGGQFHKRSCTTTPTEHTYADPPAISPVQNRPKDDKAFDNTAFVDYEEPLSIKTEYYQLNDVLEPNESGILTIQRGTLRPRVSSPTRIEHPNLPPLNLHPHKRASRKASGAQHTSDTLLRSSITSSTYIPTI; this is encoded by the exons atGAGAACACTGGATACAACCATGAATTCAACTTGTGCTTACTGTACGCTTGAACCACCCCCAGACATCCTTCACATACCACCACCACCATTTCCGGCTATTCTTCAGCAAGGTTCCGATTTTTATCCAAACTCTGACATTTTGCCATTCCCACCGCATTTAAATAACAGTCCTTGCAAGCACATCTGCGATCGACAGAACTCTGAAGGAGTTCAATACATAGAAATGCCCCAACAAG GAACCGTGTTTGACAATACGTGGCTCCTGATTTTAATATCGTCATGCGTTGGTGTGATTTTTATCGGCGTAATATTTGCAACGTTGCTCTTCAAATGCAAATT CAATAGGAACGGGAAAAGCGGAGTGATCTCCTTGCCGAATGCAACTTCCAGCATGCAAACGAAAAACGGCAGGCTTCAAAATGAGGCGGTGCTTTATCCGTGCGCGGCAGACACCATGCAAGACAGTCGGGTAATGTGGGCGACTCTTACTCCACGTGGGACTACAAGGCATTATCTGGAGGAGCATACATACGAAACTATTGGGGGTGGGCAGTTCCATAAGCGTTCCTGTACTACCACACCAACCGAACAT ACGTACGCTGATCCACCAGCTATTTCGCCAGTGCAAAATCGTCCAAAAGATGACAAAGCTTTTGATAATACCGCGTTCGTGGACTACGAAGAACCTTTATCTATCAAGACTGAATATTATCAGCTTAATGATGTTTTGGAACCAAATGAGTCTG gcATACTTACCATCCAGAGAGGAACTCTTCGTCCGCGCGTGAGCTCCCCAACGAGAATCGAACATCCGAATTTACCCCCCTTGAATCTTCATCCGCACAAGCGTGCGTCCCGCAAGGCTTCTGGCGCACAGCACACTTCGGATACGCTGCTGAGAAGCAGCATTACGTCATCCACTTATATTCCCACTATATAA
- the LOC105678849 gene encoding uncharacterized protein — MYWSGLMFWNRKIIGVGREEMPLSSISHVANTPTDTAESVNPGTSAQITSTCCTPPPSYHNINLPLGHPSTLTNERGAPPSYEEAIDPNAPPPSYDSLFGRMREARKISKGIFDFLKNIIFLLLGTIGCTIIIGVTIVVPICMMVIGGLYLYDCPQGEYIPVYLLVGGGFGVFKQLLTLSTRVRQRQEERDEERIRQSPTQTLINCFMLGWFIIGSMWVYKEYEPNYDPAQGKYCNKTLYLFAFWLITSVYMCLGVIMAGLCSISIVSIAFQRPPPDLM; from the exons ATGTACTGGAGTGGGCTTATGTTCTGGAATAGAAAGATAATCGGTGTGGGACGGGAAGAAATGCCACTAAGCTCCATAAGTCATGTTGCAAATACTCCCACTGACACAGCAGAAAGTGTGAATCCTGGCACGAGTGCACAAATAACATCAACCTGCTGCACTCCACCACCATCctatcataatattaatttacctCTTGGGCATCCTTCTACGTTGACTAATGAACGTGGTGCACCACCCTCATACGAAGAAGCAATAGATCCTAATG CACCACCACCGTCTTATGATTCATTGTTTGGTCGTATGAGAGAAGCTCGTAAAATATCCAAAGGCATATttgactttttaaaaaatattatctttttgctTTTGGGCACAA TTGGGTGTACCATCATTATTGGAGTGACGATAGTGGTACCGATTTGTATGATGGTGATTGGTGGACTATACCTTTACGATTGTCCACAGGGTGAATACATTCCTGTATATTTGTTAGTAGGCGGTGGATTTGGAGTATTTAAACAATTGTTAACTCTGTCAACTAGAGTGCGACAGCGACAAGAGGAAAGAGATGAAGAAAGAATTAGGCAGTCGCCTACGCAGACTTTAATCAATTGTTTTATGCTCGGATGGTTTATTATTG GTTCAATGTGGGTGTACAAGGAATATGAACCAAATTATGACCCAGCGCAAggaaaatattgcaacaagACGTTATACCTATTCGCTTTTTGGCTAATCACATCAGTCTACATGTGTCTAGGTGTCATAATGGCTGGCCTGTGCAGCATATCCATAGTTAGCATCGCGTTTCAGAGACCACCGCCGGATCTGATGTGA
- the LOC105678848 gene encoding radial spoke head 1 homolog isoform X2, translated as METSSADQYPDERGEQETDPFGVYEGERNENGERHGSGKALLPNGDMYVGEYRNGLRDGKGTYMFRNGARYDGDWRRGHKYGQGTFWYPDGTRYEGEWEDDAKHGFGVYYYVNNDIYEGSWKRNLRHGMGTYLYADTGAKFMGTWMEDRMQGPGQLVHAHHRFHGFWKRNLEDENDEKSEMTEESKADILPLWRARCITPYNPELLPPEAVPLREEYVSPESWIERSEDDIWPKIERYADYEEGDYHEEYLKYYQGEARSRIDSP; from the exons ATGGAGACATCGTCAGCAGATCAGTACCCTGATGAACGTGGAGAACAGGAAACCGATCCATTTGGG GTATACGAAGGCGAAAGAAATGAGAACGGCGAGAGGCACGGCAGCGGAAAGGCTTTGTTGCCCAACGGTGACATGTATGTCGGCGAATATCGTAACGGGCTCAGAGACGGAAAAGGTACCTACATGTTCAGAAACGGCGCCCGATATGACGGCGACTGGAGGCGCGGGCACAAATACGGCCAAGGAACCTTTTGGTATCCCGACGGAACGCGATACGAAG GAGAGTGGGAGGATGACGCAAAACACGGCTTCGGCGTTTATTACTACGTGAATAATGATATCTATGAGGGTTCGTGGAAGAGAAATCTACGTCACGGTATGGGAACGTACTTGTACGCTGATACGGGAGCGAAATTTATGGGTACGTGGATGGAAGATCGCATGCAAGGACCCGGACAACTCGTTCACGCACACCATCGTTTCCACGGTTTTTGGAAACGGAATTTG GAAGACGAAAACGATGAGAAGTCAGAAATGACGGAAGAGTCGAAGGCGGATATTCTACCACTGTGGCGTGCGCGTTGTATCACACCTTACAATCCGGAATTATTGCCGCCAGAAGCAGTGCCTTTGCGAgaagaatat GTATCGCCGGAATCTTGGATTGAGAGAAGCGAGGATGACATCTGGCCAAAGATTGAGCGTTACGCCGATTATGAAGAAGGGGACTATCACgaagaatatttgaaatactaTCAGGGAGAAGCACGGTCTCGAATCGACAGTCCTTAA
- the LOC105678848 gene encoding radial spoke head 1 homolog isoform X1 codes for METSSADQYPDERGEQETDPFGVYEGERNENGERHGSGKALLPNGDMYVGEYRNGLRDGKGTYMFRNGARYDGDWRRGHKYGQGTFWYPDGTRYEGEWEDDAKHGFGVYYYVNNDIYEGSWKRNLRHGMGTYLYADTGAKFMGTWMEDRMQGPGQLVHAHHRFHGFWKRNLPYGRGCFIFENDCMQHGYYIHAKYSARGGLTWTHADKVSEEDENDEKSEMTEESKADILPLWRARCITPYNPELLPPEAVPLREEYVSPESWIERSEDDIWPKIERYADYEEGDYHEEYLKYYQGEARSRIDSP; via the exons ATGGAGACATCGTCAGCAGATCAGTACCCTGATGAACGTGGAGAACAGGAAACCGATCCATTTGGG GTATACGAAGGCGAAAGAAATGAGAACGGCGAGAGGCACGGCAGCGGAAAGGCTTTGTTGCCCAACGGTGACATGTATGTCGGCGAATATCGTAACGGGCTCAGAGACGGAAAAGGTACCTACATGTTCAGAAACGGCGCCCGATATGACGGCGACTGGAGGCGCGGGCACAAATACGGCCAAGGAACCTTTTGGTATCCCGACGGAACGCGATACGAAG GAGAGTGGGAGGATGACGCAAAACACGGCTTCGGCGTTTATTACTACGTGAATAATGATATCTATGAGGGTTCGTGGAAGAGAAATCTACGTCACGGTATGGGAACGTACTTGTACGCTGATACGGGAGCGAAATTTATGGGTACGTGGATGGAAGATCGCATGCAAGGACCCGGACAACTCGTTCACGCACACCATCGTTTCCACGGTTTTTGGAAACGGAATTTG CCGTATGGACGTGGTTGCTTCATTTTCGAAAACGACTGCATGCAGCATGGATATTACATACACGCGAAATATTCCGCACGCGGTGGCTTGACTTGGACTCACGCGGATAAAGTCTCGGAG GAAGACGAAAACGATGAGAAGTCAGAAATGACGGAAGAGTCGAAGGCGGATATTCTACCACTGTGGCGTGCGCGTTGTATCACACCTTACAATCCGGAATTATTGCCGCCAGAAGCAGTGCCTTTGCGAgaagaatat GTATCGCCGGAATCTTGGATTGAGAGAAGCGAGGATGACATCTGGCCAAAGATTGAGCGTTACGCCGATTATGAAGAAGGGGACTATCACgaagaatatttgaaatactaTCAGGGAGAAGCACGGTCTCGAATCGACAGTCCTTAA
- the LOC105678847 gene encoding RNA-binding protein 42 isoform X2, translating into MDDKLRQMEDEMNRFEAEIGGQLVTPIVRPVIGANTYSQVARQLEQHELPTPVVAAATAATLAFPPMIGFPPPPPPPPPPPPPPMLIPQQVARQGTVSLTTYSSPAQISNPYISNMVDPCLSATPKTYDSTSATMIHPEIIEQIINTKIPEDEVKKKPKVKGVSTAAELAISQGKASSIMANASAEESHPKGKGKKNKKIIRTAGGQTWEDPSLLEWDDDDFRIFCGDLGNDVTDEMLVRVFGKYPSFQKAKVVRDKRTNKTKGFGFVSFKDPQDFIKAMKEMNGRYVGSRPIKLRKSSWKQRNLESVRKKEKEKQALIGLLTGR; encoded by the exons ATGGACGACAAACTTCGACAAATGGAAGATGAAATGAACAG ATTTGAAGCTGAAATCGGAGGACAACTTGTGACACCTATTGTTCGACCAGTAATCGGTGCAAATACATATAGTCAAGTTGCTAGACAATTAGAGCAACATGAACTTCCTACTCCAGTAGTTGCAGCAGCTACAGCAGCAACATTAGCATTTCCTCCAATGATTGGATTTCCACCACCTCCACCACCACCGCCTCCTCCTCCACCTCCACCGATGTTAATTCCTCAGCAAGTAGCGAGACAAG GTACCGTTTCTCTTACGACGTATTCCTCACCTGCACAAATAAGTAATCCCTATATATCAAATATGGTGGATCCCTGTTTAAGCGCAacaccaaaaacatacgattCTACATCAGCAACGATGATCCATCCGGAAATTATCGAACAAAtcattaatacaaaaattcctGAAGATGAGGTTAAAAAGAAACCAAAGGTTAAGGGTGTTAGTACAGCAGCTGAATTAGCTATTAGTCAAGGAAAAGCAAGTTCTATTATGGCTAACGCCAGTGCAGAGGAGAGTCATCCCAAGgggaaaggaaagaaaaataagaaaattataagaacaGCCGGTGGTCAAACGTGGGAAGATCCTTCCTTATTAGAATGGGACGATG ATGATTTTAGGATATTTTGTGGCGATCTTGGGAATGATGTCACAGATGAAATGTTGGTGAGAGTATTTGGAAAATATCCCAGTTTTCAAAAGGCAAAGGTGGTCAGAGATAAACGGACAAATAAAACTAAAGGTTTTGGATTCGTGTCTTTTAAAGATCCACAAGATTTTATCAAAGCGATGAAGGAAATGAACG GACGATATGTGGGATCGCGTCCAATAAAGCTCCGAAAGAGCTCCTGGAAGCAGAGGAATCTGGAATCTGTGcgcaagaaagagaaagaaaagcaaGCGTTGATTGGCCTGCTTACTGGCCgatga
- the LOC105678847 gene encoding RNA-binding protein 42 isoform X1, translating into MDDKLRQMEDEMNRFEAEIGGQLVTPIVRPVIGANTYSQVARQLEQHELPTPVVAAATAATLAFPPMIGFPPPPPPPPPPPPPPMLIPQQVARQGTVSLTTYSSPAQISNPYISNMVDPCLSATPKTYDSTSATMIHPEIIEQIINTKIPEDEVKKKPKVKGVSTAAELAISQGKASSIMANASAEESHPKGKGKKNKKIIRTAGGQTWEDPSLLEWDDDDFRIFCGDLGNDVTDEMLVRVFGKYPSFQKAKVVRDKRTNKTKGFGFVSFKDPQDFIKAMKEMNGNAGDRVSRLVSSSVSFNDLDVNSDTGFATWRQDCNLLNTRRL; encoded by the exons ATGGACGACAAACTTCGACAAATGGAAGATGAAATGAACAG ATTTGAAGCTGAAATCGGAGGACAACTTGTGACACCTATTGTTCGACCAGTAATCGGTGCAAATACATATAGTCAAGTTGCTAGACAATTAGAGCAACATGAACTTCCTACTCCAGTAGTTGCAGCAGCTACAGCAGCAACATTAGCATTTCCTCCAATGATTGGATTTCCACCACCTCCACCACCACCGCCTCCTCCTCCACCTCCACCGATGTTAATTCCTCAGCAAGTAGCGAGACAAG GTACCGTTTCTCTTACGACGTATTCCTCACCTGCACAAATAAGTAATCCCTATATATCAAATATGGTGGATCCCTGTTTAAGCGCAacaccaaaaacatacgattCTACATCAGCAACGATGATCCATCCGGAAATTATCGAACAAAtcattaatacaaaaattcctGAAGATGAGGTTAAAAAGAAACCAAAGGTTAAGGGTGTTAGTACAGCAGCTGAATTAGCTATTAGTCAAGGAAAAGCAAGTTCTATTATGGCTAACGCCAGTGCAGAGGAGAGTCATCCCAAGgggaaaggaaagaaaaataagaaaattataagaacaGCCGGTGGTCAAACGTGGGAAGATCCTTCCTTATTAGAATGGGACGATG ATGATTTTAGGATATTTTGTGGCGATCTTGGGAATGATGTCACAGATGAAATGTTGGTGAGAGTATTTGGAAAATATCCCAGTTTTCAAAAGGCAAAGGTGGTCAGAGATAAACGGACAAATAAAACTAAAGGTTTTGGATTCGTGTCTTTTAAAGATCCACAAGATTTTATCAAAGCGATGAAGGAAATGAACG GCAATGCAGGTGATCGAGTCTCTCGTCTGGTTTCTTCTAGCGTATCTTTCAACGATCTTGATGTGAATTCAGATACTGGATTTGCAACTTGGCGCCAGGATTGCAATCTGCTAAATACGCGAAGATTATAG
- the EMC7 gene encoding endoplasmic reticulum membrane protein complex subunit 7: protein MKGLLYLFFIIANLCEQYVIAEHEEDVSTDLYVIEGKVFPWDNAASTGWQLMTHVMANGGEHYGFLREDGTFIISNVPSGSYMIEVVNPNYVYEPVRVEINSKGKFRARKVNLIQTSQVIQVPYPLKMRPLAPFRYFQVREQWRMTDFLLNPMVLMMVLPLVLIMILPKIMNDPETRKEMEQLNNLTIYNMPEMSEVITSFLSGGEKQKPKAVKATKKRQ, encoded by the exons ATGAAGGGActtctatatttattctttattatcgCTAATTTATGCGAGCAGTATGTAATAGCAGAACATGAAGAAGATGTATCTACGGATCTATATGTAATTGAAGGCAAAGTATTTCCCTGGGATAATGCAGCTTCTACTGGATGGCAACTCATGACACACGTAATGGCCAACGGTGGTGAACATTATGGTTTTTTAAG ggAAGATGgtacatttataatttctaacgTTCCATCTGGATCGTATATGATTGAAGTAGTAAATCCAAATTATGTTTACGAGCCAGTGAGAGTGGAAATCAACTCTAAGGGAAAATTCCGAGCTCGAAAAGTGAATTTGATACAAACATCGCAAGTGATTCAAGTACCGTATCCATTAAAAATGAGGCCATTAGCACCATTTCGATACTTTCAAGTTAGGGAGCAATGGAGGATGACAGACTTCTTACTCAATCCTATG gttttAATGATGGTTTTGCCACTTGTATTAATCATGATTCTGCCAAAAATTATGAACGATCCTGAAACTAGAAAG GAAATGGAACAGCTAAATAATCttactatttataatatgCCAGAAATGTCAGAAGTAATAACGTCTTTTCTTTCTGGaggagaaaaacaaaaaccAAAGGCTGTAAAAGCTACTAAGAAaagacaataa
- the LOC105678899 gene encoding retroviral integration site protein Fli-1 homolog isoform X2 — protein sequence MEIFQSSDTVQCRVSADLKSSSESESESRRKDNKKTQAFSSCKRFRWTHTEARIIDNVEREIVSENNKDSDDSNNEDSDDPHVESERIMVPSDPSEWNSDHISSWISWCSRTFSIKSKPIAAILPPTGKELLKLSLQDWQDICGSTEGCILARHLGHLRLQATGVHTPDLLQENKDSRKQAEEMWENVRSR from the exons ATGGAGATTTTTCAAAGCTCGGATACCGTGCAGTGTCGAGTATCCGCCGATTTAAAATCGAGCTCGGAATCAGAATCGGAATCAAGGcgaaaagataataaaaagacGCAAGCATTTTCGAGCTGCAAACGATTTCGTTGGACGCATACAGAAGCGCGCATAATAGATAACGTTGAACGCGAAATCGTATCGGAGAACAATAAAGATAGCGACGATTCCAACAACGAAGATTCCGATGACCCCCACGTGGAATCCGAACGGATTATGGTGCCATCCG ATCCGTCGGAGTGGAACTCGGATCACATATCCTCGTGGATTTCATGGTGCAGTCGGACATTCTCTATAAAATCAAAACCGATCGCCGCGATACTTCCACCGACTGGAAAGGAATTGCTCAAACTATCTCTACAAGATTGGCAAGATATTTGTGGCTCGACGGAAGGATGCATTTTGGCGCGACACTTAGGACACCTCCGTCTACAGGCGACTGGCGTTCACACTCCCGATTTATTGCAAGAAAACAAGGATAGTAGAAAACAAGCTG AGGAGATGTGGGAGAATGTGAGATCACGATAG